ATTCAATTCCATATATCCTTGTGATATTTTCGCTATTATCTTTCTTTATTTTTATATCGTAACTTCTAATTTTCCAATTTTCTCCTTTAATCTCCCTTTGATTTTCTTTAATTAAATTAAAATGTTGATTTAAAAAATTATTTAATTGATCTTTTGGAATATCTATACGCACTTTACTTCACTAACTCTACTAAAGTAAAGTTAAGTATATAAATCTTTTGACATTAGGTTACATCAATTAAATAAGCATAGATATTATTTTACAAAAATTATGAAACTTTGACACGATTTAAATATATTTCAGCAATCTCAACACTCTAAATAAATATCTTTTAACAAATTGATAGATGAAATTTTTAAGGGCTAAAAGACAAAGATAATTATATCTCTAAAATTTAAAAAGCTATATAGGGTGATATTAAGATGATAGATGACGAAAATTCTGATATTCAAATCGATAGTAAGTCTATTTTTCCACTGGATAGAAATCAATTAAGAAAAGCTTATCAAAATTCCTTATACATTGCAGAGATTAAAAGAGGAACTAGGCTATTTTATGATCCTCAAGTAACTGATGTCTTTAAGGGAATTAATGTTAATCGGCATAAATATTGTCTAATAGGATTAATAATGGGATTATTACCAGAAATTATGCAAAAGGTCTTCTAACGGTAATGTGATAAGACGTAAAGGTGAGATAATGAGAGAAATTATCAGTATTCAGAATTTAACTAAAATCTATAAGAATGGAGTAAAGGCACTTAATAGATTAAATCTCAAAATATACGAGAACGAAATTTTTGTAATATTAGGCCCTAATGGTGCTGGTAAAACAACCTTACTATATATCATGTCTACTATAATGAAGCTTACTGAGGGTAATGTTAATATAATGGGCTATGATGTTATAAAGAATTCTGGAAAGATTAGAGAATTATTAGGCTTTGCTTTCACTGAAGTAACTCTTTTTAATACTACTGTATATAAGGCTTTATGGGCTCACGGAAGAATTTACGGTATTCCCAAGAACGAATTAAAGCAGAGAATCTTAGACTGCTTAAAGGAACTTGACATCATAGATAAGGCTAACACAATAATATGGGAATTATCTAGTGGACAGAGGAAAAGAGTTGAGATTTGTAAGGTAATTATTCAGAGACCAAAAATAGCCATATTCGATGAGCCTACAATCACAATAGATATAGATGGTAAACATAAGGTGTGGAGTCTCATTAAGAACTTAAAGAAATACGGAAGTACTATAATCATTGCAACTAATGACATTTACGA
The genomic region above belongs to Saccharolobus caldissimus and contains:
- a CDS encoding ABC transporter ATP-binding protein → MREIISIQNLTKIYKNGVKALNRLNLKIYENEIFVILGPNGAGKTTLLYIMSTIMKLTEGNVNIMGYDVIKNSGKIRELLGFAFTEVTLFNTTVYKALWAHGRIYGIPKNELKQRILDCLKELDIIDKANTIIWELSSGQRKRVEICKVIIQRPKIAIFDEPTITIDIDGKHKVWSLIKNLKKYGSTIIIATNDIYEAEYLADRVAILNKGQLLAVGSINELKKPLGNEVLELEVSDLSVINKIRNLGRIIVSGNYVRVYSDNLQDIIKEIVTFNGVISMKRLNVTLDDVFLVLTGGVKQ